From Melospiza melodia melodia isolate bMelMel2 chromosome 2, bMelMel2.pri, whole genome shotgun sequence:
AAGCAGGTTTACTAGCGGGACTTGAGACTCCACAGGGCACCCACATTGAAGCAGCCTGTCCCTCAAGGGCTGCACCCTGTAGCAACCACACCAGAACACTTCAGTAAGAACTGCTGCCTGTGGGAAGGACTCCTGTTGCAAAAATTCATGGAGGACTGTCTCCCATGTGAAGAACTCCACGCTGGAGCAGGGAAAGAGTGTGAGGACTCCTCCCCttgaggagggaggggaagagACAGCATGTGCTGAAGTGACTGcagtccccattccccatcctcctgcatcccttgcagggaaaggcagagaaaaCCAGGAGTGAAGTTAAGCCTGGGAGGAAGAGAATGTTGTGTGAAAGGTGGTTaaagatttggttttatttctcattattctgAACTGATTGACAGCAAACTAATTTCCCCAAGTCAAGCCAGTTTTGCCCATGACTGTAATtgctgagtgatctctccctctCTTATCTCCACCCATGAATCTTTTGTTATATTGTCTCTCTCATCCAGCTGAAGAGTGATGGAGCAATATTGGTGTGCACCTGGCATCCCACTGAGGtcatttagaaagaaaaaactCAGGGAAACTTTCCCCAGGGCATTTTTATCTAACTGGTTGGTATCTCCTTCCTTCATCCTTTCTCAACTAAGTCCCAGGTGATTTAAGTCCAGCTCTGAGGTGCCTCATGTTTTTGACTGACTACGCAGGGAATACAGGCACCAGCAACTCTGGAGTGCTGCAGGGTTCAGCATCCAGGTTTCTCTTCAGATGTAGCCTAGCTTCTCTGTGAAGAAAGCCTCAAGAGCCATTTTGGAGTGTAGTAGTCAAATTTATTTCCACTGTAGAATCACACTTGTTtcagtaataaaaaaataatctttGCAGAATAAAAGTAAACCTGTAGTGATACAAATATTATTTACTTGCACACAAATTCACCTAAGTCACTCAACATACGTTTAGACTTAGTGTTCCCACAGTTGTACATTTCCAATGGAGTTAACATGACAGTTACTTGCAGAAAGATGAGAAAGGTGAAGTCTGGCTCAGTTGGTATTTAAACATATATGAAATAATAGAAAGCTTCCttccttggctttttttttgttatatGACTACATTGCCTATGAAAAATACTAACAGCCTTCAGCACTGACCATTTCTGTTTGTCTAATTAAAATACATTACATAGAGAGCAACAGAAGCCTCTTCTGGCTGCCTTACAGATGTGACTTTGGCACTGGCCAGGCAGAACCAGCAATGAGTGCAGAAGTGTTCAAGCTCAGAGGTTCTTAGGCTGAGCTCAGTCTCCATTTCTGAGATTCCTATCACTAGCTACTGCCTTCCAAGAACAAACAAGGTCTAGCAATTTCCTACAGAGTGTCATCACAGACTCATTAGACAGCATGTCTGATCCATCAGTAAATCCCTGTGCTATCCTAACACAGGTGCTTTACTCCATACAGCATTACTAATGGCGGGGTGAAACCAACAGGCCAGCTCATAGTATGTATGCCTGATGTGTAACTTTGCCTAATATGAATATgtcaaccaaaaaacaaaaacaccataAAAACTCAAACCTATCTTCTGCACTCCCATTCAGTTCAAGCCATGGAACAACAGTAAACACAACTGCAACAAATTTAACTTGCACTTTTAACTTCTAGATAACTCTTCAACTGTTCTTCCCAATTATGGGGGtggagaaaaaaagggggggagggaATAAATTTTAATGAATTGCTCTTGTAATGACTCTGTATTCCTGTGTTCTGCCGAAATTATACTTCTTTACCATATAGGCTATTGTCAGTACCATGTCCTCACAGCAAGCTGATTTATTCTGATCCTTCCTTCCTGTTAGTACGGTGACAAAAGTACAAGGTTCAGCCTGGACTCTTCTCAAGGCCTCTGTGAGAGGAGGACACTGAACTAATACAGCACAATACTGAAGACAAGAGAACATAACACTTAAGTTCTGATACACTGAAAAGCAATTTCACACGTAAGATCATTTATGTAGGCACACTGACATATTGAGcaccatttttttttcaatttaacaTCAACATTCAACTCTGAACAGAAGAATGTTAAGCCTCTAGGACACTTTCAGTATCAAGGAAAGAACTACTTCTAATTTAGAAACATCGAAACACTAACGTTGACACCTTAGCTGAGATGTTCACTGCAAGTGACCCTCTCTCTGAATTCGAAGGCGCTCCTTCTCCACTTGCAAGCGCTCCTTCTCAATCTGCAGCTTCTCTGACTCAAACTTTAGGAACTGCAGCCTCTCTTTCTCTAGCTGCAAACGTTCTTTCTCAAGTTTTAACTTTTCAGTTTCTAGATCCAGAGGCTGCATGATGGGTTTTTCAGTTTGGGTGAGGTCACTTTCCAGGGCAGGTTTTTCAGCATGCAGAGTCTCTAGCCTGAGTTTCTCCCACTCTATCTGAAGTCGCTCCTTCTCAATCTGCAGGCGCTCACGCTCCAAGTCAACGTGGCGCAGCCGCTCCTTCTCAATCTGCAGGCGCTCCTTCTCCACTTGCAACCTTTCGGCTTCGATGTCCAGTCGCTGCTTCTCCAACTCCACCTTTTGCTTCTCCAGATTTATAAGCAAGTGAGAATCTTCATAGGCTAGCCTAGCTTGAGCAGAGCTCAGATTTCCAAACTCTTCAATGTGGGGGAAGTCTGGTAGGTCATTTTCCTTTTTTGAATCTGGTAGAACTGATGacaatatttcttcttcttcctcaatAGGAAACTGCAGAGAGGAATGCGACAGACAAGAATTACATTCCAGTCTTTATGCCAGAACAAATTTGTTAGATACAACTTGACTGAAAAGAACAGAGTGCATGTTTTTCATCATCTTTAAAGCGATTCAGAAATGTTTAACTTATATGTTGTAAAATAACGATGCTACGTCAGAAGATTTTTTTATCATTACAGGAAGAGAAACAGGCTTGATCTGCAACTTAATATCTGGTAATGAAAAATGGAAAATCTTGTCAGTGAACATACAAAAACATCCAGAAAATATAGCAGAGTAGTTATTACAGATAATTCAGAACAACTGATAAAAAACTGGATCTAGGAGACCATATGTTGTTCTTACCTTTCATAGAGCTGAGTGACATTTATGTAAGCCACCAGGCATTTGTTGTGACTAATTATTTatcagagcagatggatccataGGGTATGTGTTATGTAAGCTAGCCTAACCTTCAATAACTTGGGCTATTCCACTCCTAGAAAACATTTAACACTGACATTTTTCACATGCTCCTAACTCTCCCAACTCTATTAAGTGGGTCAATAAGCAGGACTTGTTTAACCATTTTGTACTATCACATTTGCTGTAAAGCTATTTGTGGCACATGATGAGGTGGTGAAGACCACTGCTTTCAGCAGACTGTAATATTTTGTGTATTATCACAGCCCTTACAAATTCATAGTACAAAAGAGATAAACTGTCTCCCAATATGCATGCTGCAAGAGAAAGGAAAACTGAGGAAGGCAAGCGTTCAGAAAAATTTTAGGACTAGGAGAGCCACCGCCAATCTTCTAGCATTAGAGAAGAcacacactgttccttcagcactGTCTGACAGCAGTTCTCACTACCATCTAACAGCTTACACTGGTTTTCTCCCAGCATACATATCAAAGGAGTTAAGACTGGAGTTgcctccccactcctcccactaACAAAAaatctccccccaaaaaaacccaaagcaataaAATATCCCACACAAAATTGTTTGAGTACCCCTTTTGGAAAAGGGAACTGTGTGTTTAAAGAGGAACAGCAAAACTATCCCAACATTTGACTGTACTCCAGCTGGTTGCCTATCCCAAGACAGTCACAGTACTACTAGGAGTATCAGCTTGTCTATAGAATCCACAACTGCTTGCCAAATTCACGCTAAAATTTCGATAGAGAGGAAAGGCTGACTGACTAATTCAAGTAATGTTTTTATCTCCTGTAGGTTCATTTCAAGAAATGCAAGCAGTATcctatttttttctgtattctaTTTCTTTCTGTACCTGCAGGTAACATTTACTTCCATTTGTTAAAGATGAGCACTTCTCTGTTTATCCATCGAGGCATTCTGAATACCAAAATGACCAGTTTCCTTCAACAGAGTATTTTCCTTGCATTGACTCAACTAATTCTTATCTGTGGCACATGCAAATGGAAAATACACGTGCAAAGACATACTCAAAGTTTAGGGATATCAAATCAGTAATCAACATGCAAGACCTTACAGACAATTCCAAGTTGCTAGATTTGAATACCATGTCTCTGAATAATATTTATTTCTACAGTTTAATTCACACattcagaaaaaaacagaaacagaTGCTATGAAGAAACAGAGTAAAGCGCCTTATGCTGAAATGAAGCAAAGGCCATATTGCACATAGCTCAAGTATATCAGCCACTCACTTCAAAATTCTGCgggtcttcctcttcctcttctacTTTGATTTCTGTTAACGATCCCCCGGCTTCTCTGAAGTCAGTGATATTTTGCCACTCAAAACTAGATTCAATTGCAAATCCCATTTTCTCATCCATGTCTTCATTGAGAGAGTCATCTAAATTGGATGAAGGAAGGTGAAACCCAGCACCTACTACTTTGATGTTTGCATTCAGACGTTTTCTCTTCATGAGTGCTCTCCAGTCAAGGTATCGCCTTTTCACTTCTGTCCCTGTTCTCTGCTCTCCTTCACCTACAGCATTGACACACTCTGCTATTTCCTCCCAAGCTTTCCGTTTCATCTCATTAATTGTTGTATTAAGTTGCTTCGAAAAGAGaacttctctcctttttctgaTTTCCTTAAGGAGAGTTTGAGTTTCCTGAACACtaaaattgctttttctttttctttttaactgttTCATTTTTTCCAGGCTTAACCTAGTAATTTCACCAAGCAGACCACAGAGATGATCTGACACTAATCAGCTACtaatacaaataaatttaaaagcaaaTGAAAGCAGAGCTCAGTTCTCATGAAGTAAATTTTCTCTTCACTTTGTTGTATTTTTCTATTTGTCAGGCTTCCTAAGAGAAAAAGAGCAAACAAGATAAATCTCCAAGGTATAcaccaaatattttcatttaacaacTTGACTCCTAAGTCATCATTTAAGGAATGCATATTTTGAACTAACTGTTTATTTGATAAAGGAAAACCATTTTGCTAAACTTTCAATACAAAGTAGTCATAGATTCTCTACTTCCTCTAATCTCCTATAAATCATAAAACCATGGATATATTAATATATCCATGTCACAAAGTGTTAAGGCTGATTTGGTATTTCCATTACAAAACTACAGATATTTTCCTTCAGGTCTTAAGAGTTTTGTCAGTTGGGATTTCCTTAAGACTGAAATTTGACACACGCATTTCAGTCTGAACGCTCAACTACTTACAAAAGAATCTGAAATTGTTATATCATTACTTCAAAAATATGAAATGTTTAGGGTACTGAAATTTTTGAGACACATTTTAAATAAGAaaacattttcattaaaaaaaaagtaaattaatatGAAAAGTTGACATTTTCGAGGTTCTTCTAACTTAACATAAACATAAATAAAAGAACTGGAGCAATCCTGTTGAATGTCACAAAATAACTACTAGTTAACACAAATGTCATTCATTAGAGACATTTTTACAGGAAATAGATTTAAGTCACTATATGCCCATGGTAAAACCCTCCTGCATCCTTCTCATGCTGCTGAACATCTCCTGTCAGAAACCAGGGCAGCTTTACAGTTCAGCCAGTGCTCTACCCTCAGCACCAGCTGGGCCTGTGCCTGATGGTGAGGAGAACACAAACCCCCCTAATTCACCTGACAGACTGTGTGCAACTCTGCAGAGAAGCGGAGACTGAGGGGACTATTAACACAGTAATGAATATTATTACTGCATTAGTAAcagattatattaaaaaaaaaaaccaaaccaacccaccaTATAGTGGAAGAAAAGACTAGGAATCAAAAAAGGCTCTTGCTCACAGACTGCTTGGCAATAGGTTCAATTTAGGATTATTTTGAACAGACTTTTGTACCGTGTTACCTA
This genomic window contains:
- the MSANTD4 gene encoding myb/SANT-like DNA-binding domain-containing protein 4 translates to MKQLKRKRKSNFSVQETQTLLKEIRKRREVLFSKQLNTTINEMKRKAWEEIAECVNAVGEGEQRTGTEVKRRYLDWRALMKRKRLNANIKVVGAGFHLPSSNLDDSLNEDMDEKMGFAIESSFEWQNITDFREAGGSLTEIKVEEEEEDPQNFEFPIEEEEEILSSVLPDSKKENDLPDFPHIEEFGNLSSAQARLAYEDSHLLINLEKQKVELEKQRLDIEAERLQVEKERLQIEKERLRHVDLERERLQIEKERLQIEWEKLRLETLHAEKPALESDLTQTEKPIMQPLDLETEKLKLEKERLQLEKERLQFLKFESEKLQIEKERLQVEKERLRIQREGHLQ